The following are encoded together in the Planctobacterium marinum genome:
- a CDS encoding GIY-YIG nuclease family protein produces the protein MAKTLMWFVYLLRVQQSQALYCGISNDLEARIASHRKGTGAKYLRNKPFELVWFMALEGRSLASKYEYQIKRLPKKEKERLVQNAPHPVHFDFSDQQ, from the coding sequence GTGGCGAAAACGCTGATGTGGTTTGTCTATCTGTTGCGAGTACAGCAATCTCAGGCGCTTTATTGCGGGATCAGCAATGATCTGGAAGCCAGAATAGCCAGTCATCGAAAGGGTACAGGTGCCAAGTACTTGCGCAATAAACCCTTTGAGCTTGTCTGGTTCATGGCGCTGGAAGGGCGCTCACTGGCATCAAAATATGAATATCAGATTAAGCGTTTGCCCAAAAAAGAAAAAGAGCGCTTAGTGCAAAATGCCCCACACCCAGTGCATTTTGATTTTTCTGATCAGCAATAA
- a CDS encoding TldD/PmbA family protein, producing MAIISEKEAKELLVKVLSFSKADECECNLSGSLEGNIRYARNTVSTSGEVSDVTLVVQSSFGKKSGVATINEFDDASLKKVVRRSEELAKLAPENPEYMPVLEAQKYKKVNGHSATTAAITPDNRASMANDSISLSKKDKLVVSGFINDSESFIAIMNNKGLFAYDTNTNIDFTATLRTEDGKGSGWVTRDFTDSSRLDTKSATSIAIKKAKGSVDAKEMEPGKYTVILEPAATVQLITNMFNSMDQRSADEGRSFLSIKPQDRKEGGPLNKLGEKMFDERVTLYSDPQNPEVPTAPFAADGHACDKTMWIEKGVVKNMPNSRYWAQKTGTQYKPTHYTGGGIFGGNTQIIMEGGNESLEEMIKNTRKGILVTRLWYIRQLDPQSLMYTGLTRDGTFYVENGEIKYPVKNFRFNESPIIMLNNIEAMGKPVRINGGLIPPMKIRDFTFSSLSDAV from the coding sequence ATGGCTATTATCAGCGAAAAAGAAGCAAAAGAATTATTGGTCAAAGTACTGTCCTTCTCCAAAGCCGATGAGTGCGAGTGCAACTTGTCTGGCAGTCTGGAAGGTAACATCCGTTATGCCAGAAATACCGTGAGTACCTCCGGTGAAGTCAGTGACGTAACATTGGTAGTACAGTCATCCTTTGGCAAGAAAAGTGGTGTGGCTACCATTAACGAATTTGATGATGCATCGTTAAAAAAGGTGGTTCGTCGTTCTGAAGAACTGGCTAAGCTGGCTCCGGAAAACCCGGAATATATGCCAGTTTTAGAGGCACAGAAATACAAAAAGGTGAATGGTCATTCCGCTACCACGGCGGCCATTACACCGGATAATCGCGCCAGCATGGCTAACGATAGTATTTCTTTGTCTAAAAAAGACAAGCTGGTGGTATCAGGGTTCATTAATGACAGCGAATCTTTCATCGCCATCATGAACAATAAAGGTTTATTTGCTTACGATACCAATACCAACATCGATTTTACGGCGACTCTGCGTACTGAAGACGGTAAAGGTTCTGGCTGGGTAACCCGTGATTTTACTGACTCATCCAGGCTTGATACCAAATCGGCTACCAGCATTGCCATCAAAAAGGCCAAGGGCTCAGTGGATGCCAAAGAAATGGAACCCGGTAAGTACACGGTGATCCTGGAGCCTGCTGCGACCGTGCAGCTGATCACTAATATGTTTAATTCCATGGATCAGCGCAGTGCCGATGAAGGCCGTAGCTTTTTAAGCATTAAACCGCAGGATCGCAAGGAAGGTGGACCGCTCAATAAACTGGGGGAAAAGATGTTTGACGAGCGCGTAACCCTGTACAGTGACCCGCAAAACCCTGAAGTGCCCACCGCTCCATTTGCAGCAGACGGCCATGCTTGTGATAAGACCATGTGGATCGAAAAAGGTGTGGTGAAAAACATGCCTAATTCTCGTTATTGGGCACAGAAAACCGGTACCCAGTACAAACCTACCCATTACACGGGCGGTGGTATTTTTGGTGGCAATACCCAAATCATTATGGAAGGTGGCAATGAGTCACTGGAGGAGATGATCAAAAACACCCGTAAAGGGATTTTAGTAACGCGTTTGTGGTACATCCGCCAGTTAGATCCGCAATCCCTGATGTACACAGGTTTAACCCGTGACGGTACTTTCTATGTGGAGAACGGCGAAATTAAATACCCGGTGAAAAACTTCCGCTTCAACGAAAGCCCCATCATCATGTTGAACAACATCGAAGCCATGGGTAAACCCGTGCGTATCAATGGTGGTTTAATACCGCCTATGAAGATCCGCGACTTTACCTTCAGTAGCTTGTCAGACGCTGTGTAA
- a CDS encoding aromatic amino acid hydroxylase: MYSQQQIIDSLPSHLRPFIAHQDYNLYTPRDQAVWRFLMHQLVENLSESAHPIYLEGLRRTGINIEEIPKIEVMNDHLNEIGWRAAVVDGFIPPAIFIEFLAHRVLVVAVNIRSYAHMLYTPAPDIIHESAGHAPFIIDIDYAEYLQRMGELGRRVITNKGDIEVYEAIRSLSIVKESPNATQAEIDAAETHLKDSIERKKEDPISEAALMSRLQWWTTEYGLVGTVDDYKIFGAGLLSSLGESLNCLDDQKVKKLPLTLQAIATDYDITREQPQLFVARSCRHLSQVAEEFARNLACNRGGKYGLDMAIAAETVNTAVYNSGLEVSGLLTHAMYDPMGNPTYIKTTGPTQLSYNERQLSGHGIEYHEHGFGSPVGKLVAIPNCLSTYHIDDLRDLGIEMGKRVTLNFLSGVSVEGMLKNITRRDGKNLLFTFEDCTVTDLDGTILFDPGWGVFDMAVGYRIDSVYGGSADPAEYPLYNNPSDTATVAGDYDATTLELFSLYGQTRGLRENQATSAAQVEDLIRSCENKVQEEWLLIFELLELAIKTKADEALVSALEARLESLLATESQENQILIRYGINRIATQKAS, encoded by the coding sequence GTGTATTCACAGCAACAGATTATTGATAGTTTGCCCTCTCATTTGCGCCCCTTTATTGCGCATCAGGATTACAATTTATACACACCTAGAGATCAGGCTGTGTGGCGTTTTTTAATGCACCAACTGGTTGAAAACCTGAGTGAGTCAGCCCACCCTATTTACCTTGAAGGCTTGCGCCGTACCGGTATTAACATCGAAGAAATTCCTAAAATTGAGGTGATGAACGATCACCTCAATGAAATTGGCTGGCGAGCGGCAGTAGTAGATGGTTTCATTCCACCAGCAATTTTTATTGAGTTTCTGGCCCACCGTGTGCTGGTGGTAGCGGTTAATATTCGCTCTTACGCTCATATGTTGTATACCCCAGCTCCGGATATCATTCACGAATCAGCAGGTCATGCGCCATTTATCATCGATATTGATTATGCAGAGTACTTACAGCGTATGGGTGAACTTGGGCGCCGGGTAATCACCAATAAAGGGGATATCGAAGTTTATGAGGCAATTCGTTCACTCTCAATAGTGAAGGAAAGCCCCAATGCCACCCAAGCAGAAATTGACGCAGCTGAAACCCACTTAAAGGACTCCATAGAACGCAAGAAAGAAGATCCGATTTCAGAAGCCGCATTGATGTCCAGATTACAATGGTGGACCACTGAATATGGCCTTGTGGGCACAGTAGATGACTACAAAATCTTTGGTGCTGGCCTGCTTTCTTCTCTGGGGGAAAGCTTAAACTGCCTTGACGATCAAAAAGTCAAAAAGCTCCCTCTGACCCTACAGGCTATTGCCACCGATTATGATATTACCCGCGAGCAGCCACAACTGTTTGTTGCCCGTAGTTGCCGTCACCTCAGTCAGGTAGCGGAAGAGTTCGCTCGTAATCTGGCCTGCAACAGGGGCGGCAAATATGGCCTGGATATGGCTATCGCCGCCGAAACGGTTAATACTGCCGTTTACAACTCAGGTCTGGAAGTGAGTGGCTTGTTGACCCACGCCATGTACGACCCGATGGGCAACCCAACTTATATTAAAACCACCGGCCCTACCCAGTTATCCTACAACGAGCGTCAATTGAGTGGTCATGGCATTGAATATCACGAGCATGGCTTCGGCAGCCCGGTTGGTAAGCTAGTAGCCATTCCCAACTGTTTATCCACTTACCATATCGATGACTTAAGAGACTTAGGTATTGAAATGGGCAAACGGGTTACACTGAACTTTTTATCCGGCGTGTCAGTAGAGGGGATGCTTAAAAACATCACCCGTCGCGATGGTAAAAACCTGCTATTCACATTCGAAGATTGTACTGTCACTGATCTGGACGGCACTATTTTATTTGACCCTGGATGGGGTGTCTTCGATATGGCAGTAGGTTACAGAATCGACTCTGTTTATGGTGGCTCCGCTGATCCGGCTGAATATCCGCTTTATAACAATCCATCTGACACAGCAACGGTGGCTGGTGATTACGACGCAACCACACTGGAGCTGTTCTCCCTTTATGGTCAAACCCGTGGCCTGAGAGAAAATCAGGCAACCAGCGCGGCACAAGTTGAAGATTTGATCCGCTCCTGTGAAAATAAGGTACAGGAAGAGTGGTTATTGATATTTGAATTGCTCGAGCTGGCCATTAAAACTAAAGCAGATGAAGCATTGGTCTCTGCTTTGGAAGCCAGGCTGGAAAGCTTATTAGCCACTGAATCGCAGGAAAACCAAATTCTGATCCGTTATGGAATCAACAGAATTGCAACCCAAAAGGCAAGTTAA
- a CDS encoding DUF58 domain-containing protein, with amino-acid sequence MLPEALLALLQYDDLEFISRTIAEGYLSGHHPSVRKGVGTDFNQYKVYQQGDEASKIDWKLFARSDKYFVREAERESERAIHFILDCSASMSFVPDGEAALSKLAYGQYLTGVLAYLAQKQGDPFSLTLMSDSGLERIATGSGRSHWYRLLNCLQQKEGQGSFPDSHWQKHLNSLVSKACMVVFISDGYQKNTEIADCLSQLKHQKNDVLFFNLHSQQEQDFDFNGVVQFEDLETGELKKVSVKTAKPIFLQAQQAWFKDIASLCDQRAINLQRLYVDEDFSHAISQFLQQRLRHGR; translated from the coding sequence TTGTTACCTGAAGCCCTGCTAGCGCTGCTGCAATACGATGATCTTGAGTTTATCTCTCGCACTATCGCCGAGGGCTACCTCAGTGGTCATCACCCCAGTGTACGCAAAGGCGTAGGCACTGATTTTAACCAGTATAAGGTTTATCAACAGGGGGATGAGGCTTCGAAAATAGACTGGAAGTTGTTTGCTCGCAGTGACAAATACTTCGTGCGAGAAGCAGAGCGCGAGAGTGAACGCGCCATTCACTTTATACTGGATTGCAGCGCCTCCATGAGCTTTGTTCCCGATGGTGAGGCGGCGTTAAGCAAACTGGCCTATGGCCAATACCTCACGGGGGTCCTGGCCTATCTTGCTCAAAAGCAAGGGGATCCCTTTTCCTTAACGCTGATGAGTGATAGTGGCCTGGAAAGAATTGCGACGGGTTCGGGTCGCTCTCATTGGTACCGCTTGCTCAACTGTTTACAACAAAAAGAGGGGCAAGGAAGCTTTCCTGATAGCCACTGGCAAAAACACTTGAACAGTCTGGTGAGCAAGGCCTGCATGGTGGTGTTTATCAGTGATGGCTATCAGAAAAACACCGAGATTGCTGATTGTCTGTCTCAGCTGAAACATCAGAAAAATGATGTGCTGTTCTTTAACCTGCATTCACAACAAGAGCAGGATTTCGACTTTAACGGCGTTGTGCAATTTGAAGATCTGGAAACCGGCGAACTCAAAAAAGTGAGTGTAAAAACAGCAAAGCCGATTTTTTTGCAAGCTCAACAAGCCTGGTTCAAAGACATTGCGTCACTTTGTGACCAACGCGCGATTAATTTGCAGCGCCTGTATGTAGATGAAGACTTTAGTCATGCCATTTCGCAATTCCTGCAACAACGACTGAGGCATGGACGATGA
- a CDS encoding DUF7408 domain-containing protein, with product MSNKILDFINLPEPSLWQWLLLLFAMTIGALSLRQIYQNRHKYKTRHNRLAVSAACIVLLALMGLIMKPEYRAGKESVVTVHLPDADSSLTTATGPQLTLGYHPDFPQLETVMTLPALHRLYPQIARLDINGTHLPEAGFAGLSVDTIKAMQAKPEVGISQLRWDRQVTHGQTVNISGVYHFTGAPLAELRLRDIADETLATEVLKPGEAFEFSLIAKATGQVQYQIIDAQERTVADLHLYVEKGIKQQALLWASSPNAEFNGLKKWLLAQQQDVISEYDISEGKTLVQKSVTSLVRDNSDVIVMDGRKLARLGQNELSRLQEGIEAGTGLILIADDSLQEVTWLRELGITLTPYDVPRKNMQTFALDDYQFDAGVNIRSLRFTETSGGKTLLRDADGRAMAIQQNLGKGSVVITLIPDSFVLNRQQQVTDYGVYWQTLLSAAKPLTSRSRFIPQEPDNVVYIGSRIKVCSLSAASKVQTAILHAGEQGTLEQFKIPMTSTPHREALKCGYFWPTHGGWHQLRLMDNDNNSLAETAIYVYQPHAFKDVRVHALHAAIDHYNGQKSSIEQSQSASYKPVPAWWFALLWLSGAGFLWWRKR from the coding sequence ATGTCCAATAAGATATTGGATTTTATAAACCTGCCAGAGCCTTCCTTGTGGCAATGGCTATTGCTGCTATTTGCGATGACCATTGGTGCATTGAGTTTAAGGCAGATATACCAAAACCGGCACAAGTATAAAACCCGACATAATAGACTTGCAGTTTCGGCAGCCTGCATCGTACTGCTGGCGCTTATGGGCTTGATAATGAAACCCGAATATCGCGCCGGTAAAGAGTCAGTGGTAACAGTGCATTTACCCGATGCAGATAGCTCTCTCACGACGGCTACTGGCCCACAATTAACACTGGGTTATCACCCTGATTTTCCTCAGCTGGAAACTGTGATGACCTTACCGGCGCTGCACCGTCTTTATCCACAAATTGCGCGCTTGGACATCAATGGCACGCATTTACCTGAAGCGGGATTTGCCGGTCTCTCCGTCGATACTATAAAGGCCATGCAAGCAAAACCAGAAGTTGGCATCAGTCAGCTTCGTTGGGACAGACAGGTGACACATGGACAGACGGTGAATATATCCGGTGTGTATCATTTTACTGGAGCGCCTCTTGCTGAATTACGCTTGCGAGATATCGCCGATGAAACGCTTGCTACTGAAGTGCTAAAACCTGGTGAGGCCTTTGAATTTAGCTTGATAGCCAAAGCCACCGGCCAGGTGCAGTACCAAATTATCGATGCTCAGGAGCGGACAGTTGCTGATTTACACCTTTATGTGGAAAAAGGTATTAAGCAACAGGCCCTGTTGTGGGCTTCTTCTCCAAATGCGGAATTTAATGGTTTAAAAAAGTGGTTGTTAGCGCAGCAACAGGACGTGATATCGGAATACGATATCAGTGAGGGTAAAACACTTGTACAAAAGTCAGTAACGTCTTTAGTGCGAGATAACTCAGACGTAATTGTTATGGATGGCCGGAAACTCGCCCGATTGGGCCAGAATGAACTGTCTCGATTACAAGAGGGAATCGAAGCTGGCACCGGGTTGATTCTGATCGCAGATGATAGCTTGCAAGAGGTGACTTGGTTAAGAGAGTTGGGTATAACCCTGACTCCTTATGATGTCCCAAGGAAAAACATGCAGACATTTGCACTGGATGATTACCAATTTGATGCTGGCGTTAACATACGGTCTTTGCGATTTACCGAAACTTCTGGCGGTAAAACATTGCTTCGCGATGCTGATGGCCGCGCTATGGCTATACAACAAAACCTTGGCAAGGGCAGTGTGGTCATTACCTTGATACCAGACAGCTTTGTCTTGAATCGACAACAACAAGTGACAGACTACGGGGTGTATTGGCAAACACTGTTATCTGCGGCAAAACCGCTAACATCTCGTTCCCGGTTCATACCTCAAGAACCTGACAATGTTGTCTATATCGGAAGCAGAATCAAAGTGTGTAGTTTAAGTGCCGCTTCAAAGGTGCAAACCGCTATTTTGCATGCCGGTGAGCAAGGGACATTAGAACAATTTAAAATTCCGATGACCTCTACGCCACACCGAGAGGCATTAAAATGTGGTTATTTCTGGCCTACTCATGGCGGTTGGCACCAGCTCAGACTGATGGACAATGACAATAACAGCCTCGCTGAAACAGCAATCTATGTTTACCAGCCGCATGCTTTTAAAGACGTCAGAGTACATGCCTTGCACGCTGCTATTGATCATTACAACGGGCAAAAAAGCTCGATTGAGCAAAGCCAAAGCGCGAGTTATAAACCGGTGCCAGCCTGGTGGTTTGCGCTGTTATGGTTGTCAGGAGCGGGCTTTTTGTGGTGGCGAAAACGCTGA
- a CDS encoding NADPH-dependent FMN reductase has translation MNKITIISGSHRKGSESLKMSKVLQARLEAHSSCDKAEIIDLAEVNLPFWSESYSDSEQALIDKVGAQLEASDGFVVVSPEWHGMVTSALKNLFLLFTSKQFAHKPGLIVAVSAGVGGAYPINELRTSSYKNSRLCYLPEHLIVRHVGSIFNGKEDDDKKTEAYIDKRATACVGMLLAYADALKTAREMMPDMSEFPNGM, from the coding sequence ATGAATAAAATTACCATTATCTCAGGCAGTCATCGCAAAGGCTCTGAAAGCCTGAAAATGTCCAAAGTTTTGCAGGCAAGATTAGAAGCCCACTCCAGTTGTGACAAAGCTGAAATTATCGACCTGGCAGAGGTGAATTTGCCCTTCTGGAGCGAGTCTTATTCCGATTCAGAGCAAGCATTAATCGACAAGGTTGGTGCCCAATTAGAAGCATCTGATGGTTTTGTGGTTGTCAGTCCTGAATGGCATGGCATGGTAACTTCAGCACTAAAAAACCTGTTCTTATTGTTTACCAGTAAACAGTTTGCTCACAAACCGGGTTTGATCGTCGCGGTGTCCGCCGGTGTTGGCGGTGCCTACCCCATCAATGAGCTGCGCACCAGCAGCTACAAGAACAGCCGTTTGTGTTATTTGCCTGAGCACCTGATTGTGCGTCATGTAGGCAGCATCTTTAACGGCAAAGAAGACGATGATAAGAAAACCGAAGCCTACATCGATAAACGTGCCACCGCATGTGTAGGTATGCTTCTGGCTTATGCCGATGCTTTAAAAACAGCGCGGGAGATGATGCCAGATATGAGCGAATTTCCCAACGGCATGTAA
- a CDS encoding DUF5675 family protein, protein MKFVMLLSLFFIGSVSADELIINIERNMTCGDEKGEAIMGRMLIDGIEFASTLELPWRDNRNDISHIPSGTYRAFIRTDGSRGFRLELINVPGERRNVQIHSGNTVKDIEGCILIGDLGARRCRVTDSRNKISSLRDIIAQKASNPEELRTDRGIPITIKISGAN, encoded by the coding sequence ATGAAATTTGTAATGCTACTTTCACTGTTTTTTATCGGAAGCGTTTCAGCAGATGAACTCATAATTAATATTGAAAGAAATATGACATGCGGAGATGAAAAAGGTGAAGCCATTATGGGGCGAATGTTGATTGATGGTATAGAATTCGCCTCAACCCTTGAATTACCATGGAGGGACAACCGTAATGATATTAGTCATATTCCTTCGGGTACATACAGAGCATTTATTAGAACAGACGGGAGTCGTGGTTTTAGGCTAGAACTTATCAATGTACCTGGCGAACGGAGGAATGTGCAAATACATTCCGGTAACACTGTAAAGGATATTGAGGGATGTATCTTAATTGGAGATCTCGGGGCCCGTAGATGTAGAGTCACAGACTCGAGAAATAAAATATCATCATTAAGAGATATCATCGCTCAAAAAGCCAGTAATCCAGAGGAACTAAGAACTGACAGAGGAATACCTATTACCATCAAAATCAGCGGAGCAAATTAG
- a CDS encoding AAA family ATPase — protein MNNNNNALENKALESLQLVVEEIGKRIVGQKEVIEQVLICLLARGHCLLEGAPGLAKTLLASSLAETLEQSFHRLQFTPDLMPSDIVGTELLEEIHATGKREFSFIKGPVFTHFLLADEINRTPPKTQAALLEAMQEKQVTYAGKRYPLPDPFFVLATQNPVEQSGTYPLPEAQLDRFLMLVKVDYPSAEEELQVLERTTGNYSAQLNTLLNSAQIIELQQLVKEVVIAPELLEFAVTLVRNTRPVESDNDLIKKYVIWGAGPRAGQALVLCAKAKALIAGRFAVTLDDLQAVAAGVLRHRILLNFHAEADQQNADVIIAQLWADCLKTQSFL, from the coding sequence ATGAACAATAATAATAATGCGCTCGAAAATAAAGCGCTGGAAAGCTTGCAATTAGTGGTAGAAGAGATTGGTAAACGAATCGTCGGCCAGAAGGAAGTCATTGAGCAGGTGTTGATTTGTTTGCTGGCGCGCGGTCATTGTCTGCTAGAAGGCGCACCTGGCCTTGCTAAAACATTACTGGCCTCCTCACTTGCGGAAACCCTGGAGCAGAGCTTTCACCGCTTGCAATTTACCCCGGATTTGATGCCCAGCGATATCGTGGGCACCGAACTATTAGAGGAAATTCACGCCACTGGTAAACGAGAGTTTAGCTTTATTAAAGGGCCGGTGTTTACCCATTTTTTATTGGCCGATGAAATCAACCGTACACCACCTAAGACTCAGGCGGCGCTATTGGAAGCTATGCAAGAGAAACAGGTGACTTATGCGGGTAAACGCTATCCATTACCAGACCCCTTTTTCGTATTGGCCACCCAAAATCCGGTAGAGCAATCGGGCACCTATCCGCTACCAGAAGCCCAACTTGATCGCTTCTTGATGTTAGTGAAGGTGGATTACCCCAGTGCTGAGGAGGAGTTGCAAGTGCTAGAGCGAACCACGGGTAACTACTCAGCACAACTCAATACCCTGTTAAATTCTGCACAGATTATCGAATTGCAGCAGCTTGTAAAAGAAGTGGTGATTGCCCCTGAGCTGTTGGAATTTGCCGTAACCTTGGTGCGTAATACCCGACCTGTTGAGAGCGACAATGACCTGATTAAAAAGTATGTTATCTGGGGAGCTGGCCCTCGAGCGGGACAGGCGCTGGTTTTGTGTGCTAAAGCGAAAGCACTGATTGCTGGGCGTTTTGCCGTTACTCTGGATGATCTACAGGCTGTGGCTGCGGGCGTATTACGCCACCGCATTTTATTGAATTTCCACGCTGAAGCCGATCAGCAAAACGCTGATGTGATCATTGCTCAGCTGTGGGCCGACTGTCTCAAAACTCAGTCTTTTTTATAA
- a CDS encoding IS3 family transposase (programmed frameshift), translating to MRRQRRSFSPKFKHDAASLVLDQGYSLAEAGRAVDVHENTLRKWVQQLESERSGNTPKSKALTPDQQRSQELEARVNRLEREKAIFKKGYRTLNVRRPEIHALIDRLRVHESTELVCSAIGVGVSSYYERRNRQRLNSTKRRILRARVKRLFDKSRQSAGTRTIVDMLRDEGIVIGRFKVGRLMKEQGLMSKQPGKHAYKNVQVERPDIPNLLDRQFNVARPNQVWCGDITYIWTGSAWHYAAVVIDLHTRRVIGWSMSHRPDAELAARALDMAYELRGKPHGVMFHSDQGSQYGARKFRQRLWRYKMSQSMSRRGNCWDNSPMERVFRSLKSEWMPSTGYHSPNEAKRDVGYYLMNYYNWERPHQFNDGLPPAKAEELAKKVSGFY from the exons ATGAGAAGACAACGACGGTCATTCAGTCCGAAATTTAAACATGATGCAGCCAGCCTGGTTCTCGATCAGGGTTACAGCTTGGCTGAGGCGGGACGCGCAGTGGATGTTCATGAAAACACCCTGCGTAAATGGGTTCAGCAGCTTGAATCTGAGCGCAGTGGTAATACGCCGAAGTCAAAAGCCCTGACGCCAGATCAGCAACGTAGTCAGGAACTTGAAGCACGCGTGAATAGGCTGGAGCGAGAAAAAGCCATAT TTAAAAAAGGCTACCGCACTCTTAATGTCCGACGACCTGAAATCCACGCGCTGATAGACCGGTTGAGGGTGCATGAATCAACAGAATTGGTCTGTTCAGCGATTGGGGTTGGCGTCAGTAGTTATTACGAACGGCGAAATCGCCAGCGCCTGAATAGTACTAAGCGGCGTATTTTGCGTGCCAGAGTAAAACGACTGTTCGATAAGAGCCGCCAATCGGCTGGCACACGAACGATTGTTGATATGCTTCGTGATGAAGGCATCGTTATCGGCAGATTCAAAGTCGGTCGGCTGATGAAAGAGCAAGGGCTGATGAGCAAACAGCCGGGTAAGCATGCCTATAAAAATGTGCAGGTTGAACGCCCGGACATTCCAAACTTACTGGACAGGCAATTCAATGTGGCACGGCCCAATCAGGTCTGGTGCGGTGATATCACCTACATCTGGACTGGCTCAGCCTGGCATTATGCTGCTGTCGTGATTGACCTTCATACACGCAGAGTAATCGGCTGGAGCATGTCACATCGACCGGATGCGGAACTTGCCGCGAGAGCTTTAGATATGGCTTACGAACTGAGAGGCAAGCCACACGGCGTGATGTTCCACAGCGACCAAGGCTCTCAGTACGGCGCAAGGAAATTCAGGCAAAGGCTGTGGCGATACAAGATGAGCCAGAGCATGAGTCGTCGAGGGAACTGCTGGGACAATAGCCCTATGGAGCGCGTGTTCAGAAGTCTGAAATCCGAATGGATGCCATCAACCGGCTACCATTCGCCAAATGAAGCAAAACGAGATGTGGGATATTACCTGATGAATTATTACAACTGGGAAAGACCGCATCAATTTAACGATGGGCTACCACCGGCAAAAGCGGAAGAATTAGCTAAAAAGGTGTCCGGATTTTATTGA
- a CDS encoding BatA domain-containing protein, which translates to MSLLAPLGLLFLLAVAVPVIIHLLNPDKGKRLLLGSIQFLEKVKPTQQPSYRIKHWLLLLLRCLLIALLALLLARLTLPMTIGNKSYALVPQDWPANFSELQQAEFEQLLSQGAEVIVIEGNFEVVAETLAGLPQNATTSVFLANDVASLPGQVRLSDSHTTWYIAQQPAPIRSQSHWLILFSMDTQLLAQQMAEKLKVLPHLTLNTRDISSQVQTDEQYAAIINLSGEPLGQHHYASLQHAGQVFSHYQPELSKEPESVFHSDGRPVTNSEWWQGAQHVIYNTVLLAEFESWVQEPWFALSMVRLMQQYRVHGAVANQMVAGQLNSSQQLDNRTSELHWPLLMLFMLLWFLERMLAARVAQEAVVE; encoded by the coding sequence ATGAGCTTGTTGGCACCTTTGGGGTTATTGTTTTTGCTGGCGGTTGCGGTTCCTGTCATCATTCACCTGTTAAACCCCGACAAAGGTAAACGCCTGTTGTTGGGCAGTATCCAATTCCTGGAAAAAGTAAAGCCTACGCAACAACCCAGTTATCGCATTAAACACTGGTTGTTACTGTTGCTGCGTTGTCTTCTGATAGCGCTGCTGGCGTTATTGTTAGCCAGGTTGACGCTGCCGATGACTATCGGCAACAAATCTTATGCATTGGTGCCACAAGACTGGCCGGCTAATTTCTCTGAGTTGCAGCAAGCCGAATTTGAACAACTGCTATCTCAGGGGGCGGAAGTCATAGTTATTGAGGGCAACTTTGAGGTTGTAGCCGAAACCTTGGCGGGACTACCACAAAATGCCACAACCTCAGTGTTTCTGGCGAATGATGTCGCAAGTTTGCCAGGCCAGGTTCGGTTAAGTGACAGTCATACGACTTGGTATATTGCCCAACAACCTGCCCCAATTCGCTCACAAAGTCATTGGTTAATACTGTTTTCAATGGATACGCAGTTACTGGCGCAACAAATGGCGGAGAAGCTGAAAGTTTTACCTCACTTAACGCTAAACACCCGGGATATCAGCTCCCAAGTGCAAACCGATGAGCAATATGCTGCCATCATAAATTTGAGTGGCGAGCCACTTGGACAGCATCATTATGCCAGTTTGCAACATGCCGGGCAGGTATTCAGCCACTATCAGCCGGAGCTTTCAAAAGAGCCAGAGTCGGTCTTTCACTCTGATGGCAGGCCCGTTACCAACAGTGAGTGGTGGCAGGGCGCGCAGCATGTAATTTACAACACCGTTCTGTTAGCTGAATTCGAATCATGGGTGCAGGAACCATGGTTTGCGCTGTCTATGGTGCGTCTGATGCAGCAATACAGGGTTCATGGAGCCGTTGCTAATCAAATGGTGGCGGGGCAGCTCAACAGCTCACAACAGCTGGACAACAGAACCAGTGAATTGCATTGGCCGCTGTTAATGCTGTTTATGCTGTTATGGTTTTTGGAGCGAATGTTAGCTGCCAGAGTTGCACAAGAGGCTGTGGTCGAATGA